In one window of Paenibacillus thermoaerophilus DNA:
- a CDS encoding DUF4044 domain-containing protein — protein MIPKRLVKFVVWLMLLSMLSSVVLFAVNVLST, from the coding sequence TTGATCCCGAAACGTCTCGTTAAATTTGTCGTCTGGTTGATGCTATTGTCCATGCTCTCATCGGTCGTCTTGTTCGCCGTCAACGTCTTGTCCACCTGA